A stretch of Crossiella cryophila DNA encodes these proteins:
- a CDS encoding enolase C-terminal domain-like protein: protein MSLITAVDVLDVRFPTSLELDGSDAMNPDPDYSAAYVVLRTEDGAVGQGFAFTIGRGNDVQAAAIQALSPHLVGSPAPTTAAELGALSRRLIGDSQLRWLGPEKGVVHMAVGAVVNAAWDLAARAAGLPLWRFLAELTPEEIVSLVDFRYLTDVLTPDQALEILRAGQAGKAERIEKLLAEGYPAYTTSPGWLGYSDEKLTRLTREAVQDGFGMIKLKVGGNLDDDVRRMKLAREVVGPDYPIAVDANQRWDVADAVAWMQALAPYRPYWIEEPTSPDDVLGHRAIAEAIRPIKVATGEHVHNRVMFKQLLSAGAIDVLQLDAARVGGVNENLAILLLAAKFGVPVCPHAGGVGLCELVQHLAMFDYVAVSGSLDGRVIEWVDHLHEHFTDPAIVRDGRYRTPTTPGFSAEMKPATLHGFRYPDGPEWTELSR from the coding sequence ATGTCCCTGATCACCGCGGTGGACGTGCTCGACGTCCGCTTCCCCACCTCGCTCGAGCTGGACGGCTCGGACGCGATGAACCCCGATCCCGACTACTCCGCGGCCTACGTGGTGCTGCGCACCGAGGACGGCGCCGTCGGCCAGGGCTTCGCCTTCACCATCGGCCGCGGCAACGACGTGCAGGCCGCCGCGATCCAGGCGCTGTCCCCGCACCTGGTCGGCTCGCCCGCGCCGACCACCGCGGCCGAGCTGGGCGCGCTGTCCCGGCGGCTGATCGGCGACTCGCAGCTGCGCTGGCTGGGCCCGGAGAAGGGCGTGGTGCACATGGCGGTCGGCGCGGTGGTCAACGCCGCCTGGGACCTGGCCGCCCGCGCCGCCGGGTTACCGCTGTGGCGCTTCCTGGCCGAGCTGACCCCGGAGGAGATCGTCAGCCTGGTCGACTTCCGCTACCTCACCGACGTGCTCACCCCGGACCAGGCGCTGGAGATCCTGCGCGCGGGCCAGGCCGGCAAGGCGGAGCGGATCGAGAAGCTGCTGGCCGAGGGCTACCCGGCCTACACCACCTCGCCCGGCTGGCTCGGCTACAGCGACGAGAAGCTCACCCGGCTCACCCGCGAGGCCGTGCAGGACGGCTTCGGGATGATCAAGCTCAAGGTCGGCGGCAACCTGGACGACGACGTGCGCCGGATGAAGCTGGCCCGCGAGGTGGTCGGCCCGGACTACCCGATCGCGGTGGACGCCAACCAGCGCTGGGACGTGGCCGACGCGGTCGCCTGGATGCAGGCGCTGGCCCCCTACCGGCCGTACTGGATCGAGGAGCCCACCTCCCCGGACGACGTGCTCGGCCACCGGGCCATCGCCGAGGCGATCAGGCCGATCAAGGTGGCCACCGGCGAGCACGTGCACAACCGGGTGATGTTCAAGCAGCTGCTCTCCGCCGGGGCCATCGACGTGCTGCAACTGGACGCGGCCAGGGTCGGCGGGGTCAACGAGAACCTGGCCATCCTGCTGCTCGCGGCCAAGTTCGGCGTGCCGGTCTGCCCGCACGCCGGCGGGGTCGGACTGTGCGAGCTGGTGCAGCACCTGGCGATGTTCGACTACGTTGCCGTCTCGGGATCTCTGGACGGGCGGGTGATCGAATGGGTGGACCACCTGCACGAGCACTTCACCGACCCGGCGATCGTGCGCGACGGCCGCTACCGCACCCCCACCACCCCGGGTTTCTCCGCCGAGATGAAACCCGCCACCCTGCACGGATTCCGCTACCCGGACGGTCCTGAGTGGACGGAGTTGTCCCGATGA
- a CDS encoding sugar ABC transporter substrate-binding protein, translated as MRSHVRNLAATAVVLTTVLAGCGTTNSPGGQQNSGGTGQVGATVPLLTSPFWQAYNNYVPKMATEAGVQALPTVNANSDPAKLITDMTNLLNQGVKGLVVTPLDSAAVVAGLAQADRKGVPVVAVDVAPESGKVAMVVRADNRAYGTKACEHIGEKVKQGKVVQIQGDLASVNGRDRSEAFRECMTGKFPGIQILDLPAEWKAEKASSGLESLLTANPDVKGVYMQAGGVYLAPTLQALRRKDLLHPVGDPRHVVAVSNDGIPQEFEAIRKGEIDATVSQPADAYAKYGMYWIKKAMAGETFKAGPTDHGSTIVEVRPGILEDQLPAPLVTKANVDDKALWGNQL; from the coding sequence GTGCGTTCCCACGTCCGCAACCTCGCGGCCACCGCCGTCGTGCTCACCACCGTGCTCGCGGGCTGTGGCACCACGAACAGCCCCGGCGGGCAGCAGAACTCCGGCGGCACCGGCCAGGTCGGCGCCACCGTGCCACTGCTGACCTCGCCGTTCTGGCAGGCATACAACAACTACGTGCCCAAGATGGCCACCGAGGCCGGGGTCCAGGCGCTGCCGACGGTCAACGCCAACAGCGATCCGGCCAAGCTGATCACCGATATGACCAACCTGCTCAACCAGGGCGTCAAGGGCCTGGTGGTCACCCCGCTGGACTCCGCCGCGGTGGTCGCCGGACTCGCCCAGGCCGACCGCAAGGGCGTGCCGGTGGTCGCGGTGGACGTGGCCCCGGAAAGCGGCAAGGTGGCCATGGTGGTGCGCGCGGACAACCGCGCCTACGGCACCAAGGCGTGCGAGCACATCGGCGAGAAGGTCAAGCAGGGCAAGGTCGTGCAGATCCAGGGCGACCTCGCCTCGGTCAACGGCCGGGACCGCTCCGAGGCCTTCCGCGAGTGCATGACCGGCAAGTTCCCCGGCATCCAGATCCTGGACCTGCCCGCGGAGTGGAAGGCGGAGAAGGCATCCTCCGGCCTGGAGTCGCTGCTCACCGCCAACCCGGACGTCAAGGGTGTCTACATGCAGGCCGGTGGCGTGTACCTGGCGCCGACCCTGCAGGCGTTGCGGCGCAAGGACCTGCTGCACCCGGTCGGTGACCCCCGGCACGTGGTCGCGGTCAGCAACGACGGCATCCCGCAGGAGTTCGAGGCCATCCGCAAGGGCGAGATCGACGCCACCGTGTCCCAGCCCGCGGACGCCTACGCCAAGTACGGCATGTACTGGATCAAGAAGGCGATGGCGGGCGAGACCTTCAAGGCCGGTCCGACCGACCACGGCAGCACCATCGTCGAGGTCCGGCCCGGCATCCTGGAGGACCAGCTGCCCGCGCCGCTGGTGACCAAGGCGAACGTGGACGACAAGGCGCTGTGGGGCAACCAGCTGTGA
- a CDS encoding SDR family NAD(P)-dependent oxidoreductase produces MSTEFDGLVAVITGGASGIGLATAQTLSARGAKVACLDLNPEVPEPLVGVRCDVADDATVVAAVDAVFAEFGRIDILVNNAGIGAQGDVGANPDEEWARVLDINVVGMARVSRAALPYLRRSPAAAIVNTCSIAAWAGLPQRALYSASKGAVYGLTLAMAADHVREGIRVNCVAPGTVDTPWVGRLLDAAPDPAAERAALSARQPTGRLVSADEVANAIAYLAGPASGATVGTVLAVDGGMHGLRLRPQPS; encoded by the coding sequence ATGAGCACCGAGTTCGACGGATTGGTCGCCGTGATCACCGGCGGCGCCTCCGGCATCGGCCTGGCCACCGCGCAAACGCTGTCCGCGCGCGGGGCGAAGGTCGCCTGCCTCGACCTCAACCCCGAGGTCCCGGAACCACTGGTCGGCGTGCGCTGCGACGTGGCCGACGACGCCACCGTGGTGGCCGCCGTGGACGCGGTCTTCGCCGAGTTCGGCCGGATCGACATCCTGGTCAACAACGCCGGCATCGGCGCCCAGGGCGATGTGGGCGCCAACCCGGACGAGGAATGGGCCAGGGTGCTGGACATCAACGTGGTCGGCATGGCCAGGGTCAGCCGGGCCGCGCTGCCCTACCTGCGCCGCTCGCCAGCGGCCGCGATCGTGAACACCTGCTCCATCGCCGCCTGGGCCGGACTGCCCCAGCGCGCGCTGTACTCGGCCAGCAAGGGCGCGGTCTACGGACTCACCCTGGCCATGGCCGCCGACCACGTGCGCGAGGGCATCCGGGTCAACTGCGTGGCGCCGGGCACCGTGGACACCCCCTGGGTGGGCCGCCTGCTCGACGCCGCGCCCGATCCGGCCGCCGAGCGCGCCGCGCTCTCGGCGCGCCAGCCCACCGGCCGCCTGGTCTCCGCCGACGAGGTGGCCAACGCCATCGCCTACCTCGCCGGACCCGCCTCGGGTGCCACCGTCGGCACCGTGCTCGCCGTGGACGGCGGGATGCACGGGTTGCGGCTGCGGCCGCAGCCCAGTTGA
- a CDS encoding fumarylacetoacetate hydrolase family protein — protein sequence MQLLRLGDPGSEAPAVRAGDGTLHDLRPLTADITGAFLAADGLARTAAALAAGELPVLADPGDGSGLRVGAPIAQPGKIVCIGLNYRDHAEETGAELPAEPVMFMKAPDTLVGPYDEVLVPRRSVKTDWEVELGVIIGRTARYLEDHESALACVAGYAVSHDVSEREFQLERGGTWDKGKSCETFNPLGPYLVPASEVGDVQSLSLKLSVNGVARQDGSTKNMIFSVAECIRYLSQFLVLRPGDLINTGTPAGVALGQAEPKPYLRAGDVVELEIEGLGRQRQTFGQA from the coding sequence GTGCAGCTCTTGCGGCTTGGCGACCCTGGCAGCGAGGCGCCCGCGGTGCGTGCCGGCGACGGCACGCTCCATGACCTGCGCCCGCTGACCGCCGACATCACCGGCGCCTTCCTCGCCGCCGACGGGCTGGCCCGCACCGCCGCGGCGCTGGCCGCCGGCGAGCTGCCGGTGCTGGCCGATCCCGGCGACGGCTCCGGCCTGCGGGTCGGGGCGCCCATCGCGCAGCCCGGCAAGATCGTCTGCATTGGCCTCAACTACCGCGACCACGCCGAGGAGACCGGGGCCGAGCTGCCGGCCGAGCCGGTGATGTTCATGAAGGCTCCGGACACCTTGGTCGGACCGTACGACGAGGTGCTGGTGCCGCGCCGCTCGGTCAAGACGGACTGGGAGGTCGAGCTCGGTGTGATCATCGGCAGGACCGCCCGGTACCTGGAGGACCACGAAAGCGCACTCGCCTGCGTGGCCGGGTACGCGGTCTCGCACGATGTCTCCGAACGCGAGTTCCAGCTGGAGCGCGGCGGCACCTGGGACAAGGGCAAGTCCTGCGAGACCTTCAACCCGCTCGGCCCGTACCTGGTGCCCGCGAGCGAGGTCGGCGACGTGCAGTCGCTGTCGCTGAAGCTCTCGGTCAACGGCGTGGCCCGGCAGGACGGCAGCACCAAGAACATGATCTTCTCGGTGGCCGAGTGCATCCGCTACCTGAGCCAGTTCCTGGTGCTGCGGCCCGGCGACCTGATCAACACCGGCACCCCGGCCGGCGTGGCCCTCGGCCAGGCCGAGCCCAAGCCGTACCTGCGCGCGGGCGATGTGGTGGAGCTGGAGATCGAGGGCCTCGGCCGTCAGCGGCAGACCTTCGGGCAGGCCTGA